The following proteins are encoded in a genomic region of Lachnospiraceae bacterium KM106-2:
- a CDS encoding deoxyguanosinetriphosphate triphosphohydrolase encodes MSNKGDFTRVAMNDDNPNYRMAIQRGRELYSRKKDIRSEFARDYTRILHSMAYRRLKHKTQVFFNTHNDHICTRMEHVAHVESVSHTISEYLGLNTELTKAIAMGHDLGHAPFGHCGEGIISKLLQQYCREKFWHEKNGLRVVDQLELLESPDKEVRNLDYYQKYAELVIKSIFEELYQYSEVDDIIMLLGEKIKKLSETGNEFLFKNFCDWLQTYSVMKERGIDSIVYEDISDKQTYARAIIDFIAGMTDSYAIKCFETLISF; translated from the coding sequence ATGTCCAATAAAGGTGATTTTACAAGAGTAGCAATGAATGATGATAATCCTAATTATAGGATGGCAATTCAAAGAGGACGAGAACTATATAGTAGAAAAAAGGATATCCGAAGCGAGTTTGCAAGGGATTATACAAGAATACTACATTCCATGGCATACAGAAGACTAAAACATAAGACACAAGTTTTCTTTAATACACATAATGATCATATTTGTACTAGAATGGAGCATGTTGCTCATGTTGAATCCGTAAGTCATACAATCTCAGAGTACTTAGGGCTAAATACAGAACTAACAAAGGCGATAGCAATGGGACATGATTTAGGACATGCACCATTTGGACATTGTGGAGAAGGTATCATATCCAAGTTACTTCAGCAATATTGTAGGGAAAAATTCTGGCATGAAAAGAATGGTTTAAGAGTGGTTGATCAATTAGAATTATTGGAGAGTCCGGATAAAGAGGTTCGGAATTTAGATTACTATCAAAAATATGCAGAGTTAGTAATTAAGAGTATATTTGAAGAACTTTATCAATATTCAGAAGTAGATGACATCATCATGTTGCTAGGAGAAAAAATTAAGAAATTATCGGAGACAGGAAATGAGTTCTTATTCAAAAATTTTTGTGATTGGCTGCAAACGTATTCTGTAATGAAGGAAAGAGGAATTGATAGCATTGTATATGAGGATATTTCGGATAAACAGACATATGCTCGTGCAATCATAGACTTTATAGCAGGAATGACGGATAGTTATGCAATTAAATGCTTTGAAACATTAATTTCATTTTGA
- a CDS encoding esterase, putative: MPSIRYHAIKGMFRVIGIKKKLKVKGTELRTMMNSYIPKQDHIKIPFDKMDRNYDFSKRVIGGCNCYITKQKGKIPKKALLYVFGGGYFLPCDPGDFIFGGQFADQTMREIWFPIYPLAPRYRLLDSVKCVLAVYQEMLKKYAPEDISMFGTSSGGGLVLSLLMYIKKEQLDIPMPDHLILQSPGLQVPPSEKQYRLMMKIDKKEVMIPPDFFYEIAGTLTDRNTAYLLSPLLFDITGFPRMDIIYGSYEIMYAYLPDMIKHCKECGVLLTPHIGEKMMHCWLAMDMTPEGKLARKNVFQIVNN, from the coding sequence ATGCCAAGTATTAGATATCACGCAATAAAAGGAATGTTTAGAGTAATTGGTATAAAGAAAAAGTTGAAGGTAAAGGGAACTGAATTAAGAACAATGATGAATTCCTATATTCCGAAACAGGATCACATCAAGATTCCTTTTGATAAGATGGATAGAAATTACGATTTTTCGAAAAGAGTGATAGGGGGATGTAATTGTTATATCACAAAGCAAAAGGGCAAAATCCCTAAAAAGGCACTTCTCTATGTGTTCGGTGGAGGATATTTTCTTCCTTGTGATCCGGGCGACTTTATATTTGGAGGACAATTTGCAGATCAGACAATGAGAGAAATCTGGTTTCCTATTTACCCATTGGCTCCGAGATACCGTTTACTTGATTCGGTTAAATGTGTTTTGGCTGTATATCAGGAAATGCTGAAAAAATATGCTCCAGAGGATATCAGTATGTTTGGAACCTCATCTGGGGGAGGATTAGTGCTTTCCTTGTTGATGTACATAAAAAAGGAACAACTCGATATACCAATGCCAGATCACTTGATACTCCAGTCTCCAGGACTTCAGGTGCCACCAAGTGAAAAACAGTATAGGCTTATGATGAAAATTGATAAGAAGGAGGTTATGATTCCGCCAGATTTCTTTTATGAAATAGCAGGGACCCTAACAGATAGAAACACAGCGTATTTGCTTTCTCCACTTTTATTTGACATTACAGGTTTTCCGAGGATGGATATTATATATGGAAGCTATGAGATAATGTATGCTTATCTTCCAGACATGATCAAGCATTGCAAAGAGTGTGGTGTTTTATTGACCCCCCATATTGGAGAAAAAATGATGCATTGCTGGCTTGCAATGGATATGACGCCAGAGGGAAAGTTGGCTAGAAAGAATGTATTTCAAATAGTTAACAATTAA
- a CDS encoding UbiE/COQ5 methyltransferase produces MNAEEYKRLSVNEFNGAAEQFENDNVSVYNMCRKDYPEILEELEKEPYECLLDAGCGTGAVLALLKEKYPDKNYVGIDLSPKMIEVANRKNLKGVRFINGDCEKLPFEDKSFDMITCSMSFHHYPNPEEFIKNCFRVLKPGGRLLIRDMTVHGPILWFINHIKLPLINMLMHKGDVHCYSTDEIEQLYRNAGFEPLTIEQRKGMRLHAVCRKPKKPSVTV; encoded by the coding sequence ATGAATGCTGAAGAATACAAGAGACTGTCTGTAAATGAATTTAATGGGGCTGCAGAGCAGTTTGAGAATGATAATGTAAGTGTATACAATATGTGCAGGAAAGACTATCCTGAGATTTTAGAAGAATTAGAAAAAGAACCTTATGAATGCTTATTAGATGCAGGTTGTGGAACGGGAGCAGTACTGGCGCTCTTAAAAGAGAAGTATCCAGATAAAAACTATGTTGGGATTGATTTGTCTCCTAAGATGATAGAAGTAGCAAATAGAAAGAATCTTAAGGGGGTAAGATTTATCAATGGTGATTGTGAAAAACTTCCTTTTGAAGACAAAAGTTTTGATATGATTACTTGTTCTATGAGCTTTCATCATTACCCAAATCCAGAAGAATTTATAAAGAACTGTTTCCGTGTACTAAAACCAGGTGGCAGATTGTTAATCAGGGATATGACGGTACATGGGCCTATCTTGTGGTTTATCAATCATATTAAACTTCCATTGATCAATATGTTGATGCATAAGGGGGATGTTCACTGCTATTCAACAGATGAAATCGAACAATTATACCGAAATGCTGGATTTGAACCACTTACAATAGAACAGCGGAAGGGCATGAGATTGCATGCTGTGTGCAGAAAGCCTAAGAAACCAAGTGTTACAGTATAG
- a CDS encoding methionine biosynthesis and transport regulator MtaR, LysR family, translating into MNGVEFIELFAAKTHEFISSRRPLANRNEILMKELEEYPYLSFEQGEHNSFYYSEEIFSIQFFFDIFIKVENQVFY; encoded by the coding sequence GTGAATGGAGTAGAATTTATAGAGCTCTTTGCCGCTAAAACACATGAATTTATCAGCAGCAGACGTCCGTTAGCAAATAGAAATGAGATTTTGATGAAAGAGTTGGAAGAATATCCATACTTATCGTTTGAACAGGGAGAACACAATTCCTTTTATTATTCGGAAGAGATATTTAGTATCCAATTCTTTTTTGATATTTTTATTAAAGTGGAAAATCAGGTATTTTATTAG
- a CDS encoding transcriptional regulator, MerR family, with amino-acid sequence MRTVKEISQLTGISVRTLHYYDEIGLLPPTEKSEAGYRLYDEKALEALQQILFFREFDIPLKEIESAMKNPNLKRDQILTMQKKMLVAKKERLERLIDSIDHILKGDNQMDFAIFNKTEIEEMFQVMFDSMPEKLRESAIHDFGSKEKWKKHYIETVSSEDMQKRYAKVVEWYGGKDAFLTAQKKPISKEVAASYMERENAIRRKLIAKRNEPLDSFAIKEIIGEYGFVMKQMLQLKDEKGIMLSIAETYRTEKTRKAIDEIYGVGAAEFFAQAIETFYR; translated from the coding sequence ATGAGAACCGTTAAGGAGATATCACAACTTACTGGAATCAGCGTGCGTACGCTTCACTACTATGATGAAATCGGATTACTGCCACCAACCGAGAAAAGCGAAGCTGGATATCGGCTTTATGATGAGAAAGCGCTCGAAGCTTTACAACAGATCTTGTTCTTTCGTGAATTTGATATTCCATTAAAAGAGATTGAATCCGCCATGAAAAATCCGAATCTGAAACGAGATCAGATTCTTACCATGCAAAAGAAGATGCTTGTAGCAAAGAAGGAACGACTGGAACGGCTAATCGACAGTATCGATCACATTTTGAAAGGAGATAATCAAATGGATTTTGCAATTTTTAATAAGACAGAGATCGAGGAAATGTTTCAAGTCATGTTTGATAGTATGCCCGAAAAATTAAGAGAATCCGCGATCCATGATTTTGGCAGTAAAGAGAAATGGAAGAAACATTATATTGAAACAGTATCATCGGAAGATATGCAAAAACGCTATGCGAAGGTTGTCGAGTGGTACGGCGGAAAAGATGCCTTCCTAACCGCTCAGAAGAAACCGATCAGCAAAGAAGTAGCAGCCAGCTATATGGAACGAGAAAATGCAATTCGTCGAAAACTGATTGCGAAACGCAACGAGCCATTGGATTCCTTTGCGATCAAAGAAATCATCGGCGAGTATGGTTTTGTCATGAAGCAGATGCTTCAGCTGAAAGATGAAAAAGGGATCATGCTTTCTATCGCAGAAACTTATCGAACTGAAAAGACAAGAAAAGCAATTGATGAAATCTATGGTGTCGGGGCTGCAGAGTTCTTTGCACAAGCGATCGAAACATTTTATCGATAG
- a CDS encoding prophage Lp2 protein 6, with translation MDFSDKVKQFSREVESKKDDLLTEEATKTALILPFFQLLEYDVFNSHEFIPEYTADVGTKKGEKVDYAVMREGKPIILIEAKAVADDLTKHDAQLFRYFTATEAKFAILTNGVSYKFYTDLEESNKMDEKPFLEINMLDLVETQIGELKKFTRENFDIDTIFNTASELKYTGLIKEFLNEQQGNPSDEFVKFIISRFYAGMKTSSVVEKFRPVVKKSMQQFVSDFMNDKIKKIMENETKEADPGEENKEPETPPNEGGNHDKVIETTKEELEGYHIIRSILAEVVEAEDITYKDVMNYFGITYQNNIRKWICRLYLNTNRKMIAIADENKKEIRYPLGSLSELYKYKEELIQAVNKYRVEI, from the coding sequence ATGGATTTTTCTGATAAGGTCAAACAGTTCTCGAGAGAAGTAGAAAGTAAAAAGGATGATTTACTTACAGAAGAGGCAACAAAGACTGCTCTTATTTTACCTTTTTTTCAGTTGCTAGAGTATGATGTATTTAATTCACATGAGTTTATTCCGGAATATACAGCGGATGTAGGAACAAAAAAGGGTGAAAAGGTTGATTATGCGGTAATGCGTGAGGGAAAACCGATCATTTTAATTGAAGCGAAAGCAGTTGCAGATGATCTGACGAAGCACGATGCACAGTTGTTTCGGTATTTTACAGCGACAGAGGCGAAATTTGCAATATTGACCAATGGTGTGAGTTATAAGTTTTATACTGATTTGGAAGAATCCAATAAAATGGATGAGAAACCATTTTTAGAGATTAATATGTTGGATTTAGTTGAAACTCAGATTGGTGAATTAAAGAAATTCACGAGAGAGAACTTTGACATCGATACCATTTTTAATACCGCATCAGAACTAAAATATACCGGGCTGATCAAAGAATTTCTAAATGAGCAGCAAGGAAATCCAAGTGATGAATTCGTCAAATTCATTATCAGTAGATTTTATGCAGGAATGAAGACGAGCAGCGTCGTTGAAAAGTTTAGGCCAGTTGTGAAAAAATCAATGCAGCAGTTTGTAAGTGACTTTATGAATGATAAGATTAAAAAGATTATGGAGAATGAGACAAAAGAAGCTGATCCAGGGGAGGAAAATAAGGAACCAGAGACGCCTCCTAATGAAGGTGGAAATCATGATAAGGTAATTGAGACGACCAAGGAGGAGTTAGAAGGATATCATATTATCCGGAGTATTTTAGCTGAAGTGGTAGAAGCAGAGGATATTACATATAAAGATGTTATGAATTATTTCGGTATTACGTATCAGAATAATATTCGGAAATGGATCTGCAGGCTATATCTGAATACGAATAGAAAAATGATCGCGATCGCTGATGAGAATAAAAAGGAGATAAGATATCCACTTGGCTCTTTGAGTGAGCTATATAAATATAAAGAGGAATTAATTCAAGCAGTCAATAAATATAGAGTAGAGATATAA
- a CDS encoding outer membrane protein romA translates to MIGILLIVLVAGMLFLLFWPSFGGRISRKDQIDYRKRAANYRHGRFRNEADIKLMKRVKRKEKNQFVSREPIVPKEMLPVGTPKLEGVPKKEKLTVTWFGHSTFLVQMEGKNILIDPVFSNCTSPVSFLGPKRFSTLPMKAKDLPHIDLVLITHDHYDHLDETTIREIEEKVTAYYVPLGVEKDLRRWGVKEEKVTNFAWWEEKSEFGLTITCTPAQHFSGRRGIDQNKTLWCSWVIKSDSHQIFASGDGGYGTQFKEIKKRLGSFELALIEAGQYDVAWAEIHMKPEQSYQAGIDLEADVIIPIHWAAFRLANHPWNDSPVRVVSAAGDRQEKVFTPRIGETITIGQFEQGEDRWWR, encoded by the coding sequence ATGATAGGAATATTACTAATTGTGCTAGTTGCCGGAATGTTATTTTTACTCTTCTGGCCTAGCTTTGGAGGAAGAATCTCAAGGAAGGATCAGATCGACTATAGGAAGAGAGCTGCAAATTACAGGCATGGAAGATTCAGAAATGAAGCTGACATCAAGTTGATGAAACGAGTGAAAAGGAAGGAAAAGAATCAATTTGTTTCAAGGGAACCTATAGTGCCAAAGGAAATGTTGCCAGTGGGCACACCAAAGCTTGAGGGGGTTCCAAAAAAGGAGAAGCTAACAGTTACCTGGTTTGGACATTCCACGTTTTTGGTGCAGATGGAAGGTAAGAATATTCTGATCGATCCGGTATTTAGCAATTGCACTTCACCGGTATCCTTTCTAGGACCAAAACGGTTTAGTACCCTTCCAATGAAAGCAAAAGATTTACCTCATATTGATCTTGTATTAATTACCCATGACCATTATGATCACTTAGATGAGACTACGATCAGGGAGATTGAGGAAAAGGTCACTGCTTATTATGTACCGTTAGGTGTCGAAAAAGATTTGAGACGGTGGGGAGTAAAAGAGGAGAAAGTGACGAATTTTGCATGGTGGGAGGAGAAGAGTGAATTCGGTCTTACGATCACTTGTACTCCGGCACAACACTTTTCAGGAAGGCGTGGCATCGACCAAAATAAGACATTATGGTGTTCTTGGGTGATAAAAAGTGATTCGCATCAGATATTTGCAAGTGGGGATGGCGGATATGGAACACAGTTTAAGGAGATTAAGAAGAGACTGGGATCCTTTGAACTGGCATTGATCGAGGCGGGGCAGTATGATGTTGCCTGGGCTGAGATTCATATGAAGCCGGAGCAGTCCTATCAGGCAGGAATCGACCTGGAGGCGGATGTGATCATTCCAATTCATTGGGCAGCCTTTCGACTCGCCAACCATCCATGGAATGATTCTCCAGTACGAGTGGTTTCGGCAGCAGGTGACAGACAAGAAAAAGTATTCACACCAAGAATAGGTGAAACGATAACAATCGGTCAATTTGAACAAGGTGAGGATCGTTGGTGGCGTTAA
- a CDS encoding GNAT family acetyltransferase Bsu1853 (YoaA), with amino-acid sequence MFFKNLDTKRLILKNIGQEDAEFILRQFSNDEVNRYLFDEEPYTTIEEAEKLIQFYTEEEPRYQHRWVLVRKDTGEKMGTCGFHCWNRESQECEMGYDLYPDYQNHGYMQEALAAILDFAKTEMHVRRIEVHIAEDNIKSHNTAKRQGFVDSQQTYNEVFRGKEYLHHIYVLNWTN; translated from the coding sequence ATGTTTTTTAAGAACCTGGATACAAAAAGGCTTATACTTAAGAATATTGGTCAAGAAGATGCAGAGTTTATATTGAGGCAATTTTCGAATGATGAAGTCAATCGCTATTTATTTGATGAGGAACCATATACAACCATAGAAGAGGCAGAAAAACTAATACAATTCTATACGGAAGAAGAGCCACGATATCAACATCGATGGGTTTTGGTTAGAAAGGATACCGGCGAAAAAATGGGGACCTGTGGTTTTCATTGTTGGAACAGAGAGAGTCAGGAATGTGAGATGGGGTACGATCTTTATCCGGATTATCAAAATCATGGATATATGCAGGAAGCACTGGCTGCCATATTGGATTTCGCAAAAACAGAAATGCATGTTCGCCGCATAGAAGTTCATATAGCAGAGGACAATATAAAATCACATAATACGGCGAAAAGGCAAGGATTTGTTGATTCCCAACAAACTTATAACGAAGTATTTCGAGGAAAAGAGTATTTACATCACATTTATGTGTTGAATTGGACGAATTGA
- a CDS encoding multi antimicrobial extrusion protein (Na(+)/drug antiporter), MATE family of MDR efflux pumps, with the protein MFVGKINPDALTAVGITMPVQILQMAFVLLVGIGTSSLISIKLGEGKKEEAEHILYMALKYILIFLSVFAVLFLVFLDPVMRLLAISDSVMPYAKIYIVIIIVGSIIGIPGYCLNNSLRSIGQAKTSMKIIMITSILNIILDPILIYGFHLGIAGAAIATVISQTTLTVYVIWAFCKRSDFMIHLTRRIGEKEGALLRECMRMGLPSFYVQILAAVVNMFINRSLLKYGTDLDIAAVTIMSSIFSFYHMVVFGIVQGNNTICGFNWGAKKYERVRQSLLLAISAAFVLSTGLFLVIELFPGLLVGLFTSETNLVSITAKEMRIYLSMLPLVGVQTISAQYFQAVGKPKRSSVLAFLRYGVIVIPAILLLAPLQGVQAIYMSNAISDGVASLVTIVCISLELKQLKQML; encoded by the coding sequence ATGTTCGTTGGTAAGATTAATCCGGATGCACTAACGGCAGTGGGAATTACGATGCCGGTACAAATTTTGCAGATGGCATTTGTTTTGCTGGTTGGAATCGGGACATCTTCCCTGATTTCCATTAAGCTAGGCGAGGGAAAAAAGGAGGAAGCAGAGCACATACTTTATATGGCGTTAAAGTATATCCTGATCTTTTTGAGTGTGTTCGCAGTTTTGTTTCTAGTATTTTTAGATCCGGTGATGCGTTTGTTGGCGATTTCGGATTCTGTTATGCCTTATGCAAAAATATATATTGTAATCATCATTGTGGGCTCGATCATTGGAATTCCAGGCTATTGCTTGAATAATTCATTACGTTCCATTGGACAAGCGAAGACTTCAATGAAGATTATTATGATAACATCCATTTTAAATATAATTTTAGATCCAATCCTTATTTATGGGTTTCATTTAGGAATTGCAGGAGCAGCGATTGCGACTGTCATTTCTCAGACTACATTAACTGTTTATGTGATTTGGGCATTTTGTAAGCGTTCTGATTTTATGATCCATTTAACCCGTAGAATCGGAGAGAAGGAAGGTGCCTTATTAAGGGAATGTATGAGGATGGGACTTCCTTCGTTCTATGTACAGATCTTAGCAGCCGTTGTAAATATGTTTATCAATCGCAGCTTGTTAAAGTATGGAACCGACTTAGACATTGCAGCGGTAACGATCATGAGCAGTATTTTTAGTTTTTATCACATGGTCGTATTCGGAATCGTACAAGGAAATAATACGATCTGTGGGTTTAACTGGGGAGCTAAAAAGTATGAAAGAGTGAGACAATCATTATTACTTGCCATTAGTGCTGCTTTTGTTTTATCAACCGGTCTATTTCTTGTCATTGAATTGTTCCCGGGACTGTTAGTAGGGTTATTTACTTCGGAAACGAACTTAGTATCGATTACGGCGAAAGAAATGAGAATCTATTTATCCATGTTACCGCTAGTTGGCGTGCAAACCATAAGTGCGCAGTACTTTCAAGCAGTTGGTAAACCAAAAAGAAGTAGTGTTTTAGCGTTCTTGCGATATGGTGTTATCGTAATCCCTGCCATTTTACTGTTGGCACCGTTGCAAGGGGTACAGGCGATTTATATGAGTAATGCGATATCCGATGGGGTAGCATCACTGGTAACGATTGTATGTATTAGTTTAGAACTAAAACAGTTAAAGCAGATGTTATAA
- a CDS encoding putative galactosidase, translating into MKRIVGLLLVCILVVTLIPNNVVQAARKSDTNYSDFIRGADISMLADVEEHGGKFYQNGKSQDALQIMSSSGCNYARIRLWVDPYDESGNSYGGGHNDLKTALALAKRAKSKGMKVLLDCHLSDWWADPGTQSKPKAWKNLSYSKLKSQVHDYMKSVMKSFKDAGLTPDMVQIGNEISSGVLWNDGKVGSGIDDFTQLGELLESGIKGVRDVAGSSTKIVLHLDNGGSYSLYDWWFGSLMKVKPNLDFDIIGLTYYPMWHGTLEELQWNLNHITKAFNKDVCIVETAYAWTLSDGDGLGSSFSSADEKTAGYSASVQGQIDFMRDLETVVLSVPNNHGLGVFYWEPEWIPAKGAYWGNETGKKYIGDTGILSNPWDNLTLFDFKGNALDSLSIFSQPKNNLISNPSFEVDNSETTSPSGWNIWLGNGTTTTTAQTKWNGYSGNYNLTFWEKQAYQASAYQTIKGLPDGNYTLSAAIMSSGGQKTCQIYAKNYGGSEKNKAIPTSDTGWNIVKIDNIKVTNGQCEIGLYTIANANNWVNIDHVILRKVD; encoded by the coding sequence ATGAAGAGGATTGTGGGTTTACTATTGGTTTGCATCTTAGTTGTGACATTGATTCCGAACAATGTTGTACAGGCAGCAAGAAAAAGTGATACAAATTATTCCGACTTTATTCGAGGGGCAGATATCTCTATGTTAGCAGATGTGGAAGAACATGGCGGTAAGTTCTACCAGAATGGGAAGAGTCAGGATGCGCTTCAAATTATGTCTAGTAGTGGTTGTAACTATGCTAGAATTCGATTATGGGTAGATCCTTATGATGAATCAGGAAATAGTTATGGCGGAGGACATAATGACCTTAAGACGGCGCTTGCACTAGCGAAAAGAGCAAAGTCCAAAGGAATGAAAGTGTTGTTAGATTGTCATTTAAGTGATTGGTGGGCCGATCCCGGAACACAGTCAAAACCAAAAGCATGGAAAAATTTATCCTATAGCAAATTAAAAAGTCAAGTACACGACTATATGAAATCCGTGATGAAAAGTTTTAAAGATGCAGGTCTTACCCCGGATATGGTGCAGATCGGGAATGAGATCTCTTCCGGAGTCCTATGGAATGATGGTAAGGTCGGAAGCGGCATAGATGATTTCACTCAATTAGGAGAACTTTTAGAATCAGGAATTAAAGGGGTAAGAGATGTTGCTGGTTCTTCTACAAAGATTGTACTTCATCTTGATAATGGTGGCAGTTATTCCTTATATGACTGGTGGTTTGGAAGTCTTATGAAGGTCAAACCAAATTTGGATTTTGATATTATAGGTCTTACTTATTATCCAATGTGGCATGGAACATTAGAGGAACTGCAATGGAATCTTAATCACATTACCAAAGCATTTAATAAAGATGTATGTATTGTAGAAACCGCGTATGCTTGGACTTTGTCTGATGGCGATGGCCTAGGAAGTTCTTTTAGCTCTGCTGATGAGAAGACAGCTGGTTATTCGGCAAGTGTTCAAGGACAGATCGATTTTATGCGTGATTTAGAAACCGTAGTATTGAGTGTGCCAAATAATCATGGCCTAGGCGTTTTTTACTGGGAACCAGAGTGGATTCCGGCAAAAGGAGCTTATTGGGGCAATGAGACTGGTAAAAAATATATCGGAGATACTGGAATCTTATCAAATCCTTGGGATAACTTGACCTTATTTGATTTTAAGGGAAATGCTTTGGATTCATTAAGTATCTTTTCACAACCAAAGAATAATTTGATCAGTAATCCAAGTTTTGAGGTGGATAATAGTGAAACGACTTCTCCTTCTGGATGGAATATTTGGTTAGGAAATGGTACAACCACTACAACCGCACAGACAAAGTGGAATGGATATTCAGGAAATTACAATTTGACATTTTGGGAGAAACAAGCTTACCAGGCATCTGCTTACCAGACAATAAAAGGACTTCCAGATGGAAACTATACATTGTCTGCAGCAATTATGAGTAGCGGCGGCCAAAAAACTTGCCAAATCTACGCTAAAAATTATGGTGGAAGTGAGAAAAATAAAGCAATTCCAACAAGTGATACAGGATGGAATATTGTAAAGATTGATAATATAAAGGTTACGAATGGACAATGCGAGATCGGTCTATATACCATTGCAAATGCTAATAATTGGGTAAATATTGACCATGTGATTTTAAGGAAAGTGGATTAA
- a CDS encoding maltose/maltodextrin ABC transporter, permease protein MalG, translating into MKTEKAIRKQLTRGEKTTLWISRVVIWITIIAILFPAVWIFMSSFSLGDSFFLSSLFPKEISLENYRALFEETDFINWVVNSMQLCLAVAVLQLFLTSTAAYAFSRLRFKGRKMGLMFLLILQVFPSSMALSGYYIIIYKLQLVDSSLALILVLAGGSAFNIWLLKSYIDGIPVELDEAALVDGANHWTVFYRIVLPLASPQMVVIFLFSFIGTYSEYVITSVFLQSPEKQTLALGLQSFITNQFAAHWTLFSAAAVVSSLPIMIIFMALQRFIQNGLAAGGVKG; encoded by the coding sequence ATGAAAACGGAAAAAGCGATCAGAAAACAATTAACAAGAGGAGAGAAAACTACCTTATGGATCAGCAGGGTTGTAATATGGATCACCATTATCGCAATTTTATTTCCAGCTGTATGGATCTTTATGTCTTCTTTCTCTTTGGGAGATAGTTTCTTTTTATCTTCCCTATTTCCAAAGGAAATAAGTCTGGAGAATTATAGAGCGCTTTTTGAGGAAACAGATTTTATAAATTGGGTCGTTAATTCGATGCAGTTATGTTTGGCCGTTGCAGTGCTACAGCTGTTTTTGACTTCAACAGCAGCTTATGCATTTTCAAGATTAAGATTCAAAGGAAGAAAGATGGGACTCATGTTTCTATTGATACTTCAGGTGTTCCCAAGCAGTATGGCGCTATCAGGTTATTACATCATCATCTATAAGCTGCAGTTAGTGGATAGTAGCTTGGCATTGATCCTTGTATTGGCTGGAGGCAGCGCGTTCAATATTTGGTTATTAAAATCTTATATTGATGGAATACCTGTGGAGCTGGATGAAGCAGCTCTTGTGGATGGGGCAAACCATTGGACGGTATTTTATAGGATCGTTTTACCACTAGCGAGTCCTCAGATGGTTGTTATATTTTTATTCTCATTCATAGGAACTTATAGTGAGTATGTCATTACTTCTGTGTTCCTCCAATCACCGGAGAAGCAGACATTAGCATTGGGGTTACAGTCATTCATTACAAACCAGTTTGCAGCACACTGGACCTTATTCTCGGCGGCAGCGGTAGTATCATCACTGCCAATTATGATCATTTTTATGGCGTTGCAGCGCTTTATTCAAAATGGATTGGCAGCAGGAGGCGTAAAAGGTTAG